CCTTGAGCGACCGCGTCCGGAGCGAAAACCTTTGCGTGCTCGACAACCTTCAGGTTGAGACGCCGAAGACGAAGCTGGTCGCGGAGATGGTTGGCAAGTTGTCGCCGGACGGCAAACGGACGCTGGTCGTGACGGCCGAGGCGAATCGCAATGCGGTTCTCTCCGCGCGCAACCTGCCTCGCGTGCAGGTGGCCACGGCGGGAGACCTCAATGCGATGGATGTGTTGGATGCCGGGCGTATCGTAGTCCTTCGGGATGCCGTCGCCAAGCTCGAGGAGCGCCTGAAATCATGAAGACGGATCCGTTCTACATTGTGAAGAAGCCGATTCTGACGGAAGAATCGACGATTCAGACGACGACGAAGAACAAGTACGTGTTCAGCGTAGACCCTCGCGCGAACAAGAATCAGATTCGCGATGCCATCGAGACGATGTTCAAGGTGAAGGTCGTCGATGTGAACACGATGAATTACGACGGCAAACTGCGCCGTCGCGGCCGTTATGTGGGCCGGAAGCCGAATTGGAAGAAGGCTATTGTCACCTTGCGGCAAGGCGACGCCATCGATTTGATGGGTTAACGGACCGGGAGTCGGCAACAGATGGGAATCAAGAAATTTAAGCCGGTGACGCCGTCGATGCGCGGTATGAGCGTGTCGGACTTTGCCGAGATCACGAAAGACACGCCGGAAAAGAATCTGACGTCCGCGAAGCGGCGTATTTCGGGACGCAACAACCTGGGCCGCGTAACGATGCGGCGCAGGGGCGGCGGCCACAAACGGCGCTACCGTATTTTGGACTTCCGTCGCGAGAAGGACGGAATTCCGGGCAAAGTTGAAGCGATCGAGTACGATCCGAACCGCACGGCGCGCATTGCGCTCATCTGCTACGCAGACGGCGAACGCCGCTACATCGTTGCCCCGACCGGTTTGACGGTGGGGATGACGTTGATGAGCGGCGCCGGAGCGGAATTCCAGGTGGGCAATACGCTCCCCCTGAGCAACATTCCGCTCGGTACGGTCGTACACAACGTGGAATTGACGCCCGGCAAGGGCGGCCAGTTGGCCCGCGCGGCGGGTAACGGCTGCCAGTTGCTTGCGAAGGAAGGCACGTATGCGGCCCTTCGCTTGCCGTCGGGCGAAATGCGGCGCGTTCTGCTGACGTGCCGCGCCACCATCGGACAGGTGGGCAATGAAGAGCATTTGAACGTCAGCATCGGTAAGGCAGGCCGGACGCGTTGGCTCGGCAAGCGGCCGAAGGTGCGCGGCGTTGCAATGAACCCGATCGACCACCCGCATGGCGGTGGTGAAGGCAGGACGTCGGGTGGACGTCACCCGGTGACTCCGTGGGGTGTTTCGACAAAAGGCCACAAGACCCGGTCGAAGAAGAAGCGCTCCAACATATTCATTATCCGCAGGCGGAAGTAACGAGCGATAGAGACAGGAGAACGCAACCGTGCCACGGTCAGTGAAAAAAGGCCCATTCATCGACGAGCACCTCATGAAGAAGGTGGAGAAGCACTCGTCCACAGGGGATAAGCGCGTCATCAAGACGTGGTCTCGCCGGTCGACGGTGATTCCGGAGATGGTAGGGCTGACGATAGCGGTTCACAACGGCAACAAGTTCTTGCCGGTGTTCATCACCGAGAACATGGTCGGCCATAAGTTGGGCGAATTCTCGCCGACGCGGACGTTCCGTGCTCACTCGGGTGCGAAGAAAGCCGAGAAGGCCAAGGGGGGTGCTGCGTAATGGCGGTGGCAAGTGCACGCGCAAGTCATCTGCGCATTTCGCCTCGTAAACTGCGGCTCGTTGCCGATCAGATTCGCGGCAAGAAAGTTGTGGAAGCGCGCAACATTCTACTGTTCACGGTGAAGGGCGGCGCACCGCTTCTCTCGACGGTATTGGCGGCGGCCGTTGCCAACGCGGAAAGCAAAGCCGCGGAACGGCGCGAGCGGATCGATACGGACGAGATGATAATCACGAAGCTTTTGGTGAACGGCGGTCCCACGATGCGCAGGTACCGGTCGGCCCCGCGCAGCCGCGGCGTCAAGATTCGTCGTCGTTCGAGCCACATTGAGATGATAATCGCGCACAAGTAA
This genomic interval from Candidatus Hydrogenedentota bacterium contains the following:
- the rplB gene encoding 50S ribosomal protein L2 produces the protein MGIKKFKPVTPSMRGMSVSDFAEITKDTPEKNLTSAKRRISGRNNLGRVTMRRRGGGHKRRYRILDFRREKDGIPGKVEAIEYDPNRTARIALICYADGERRYIVAPTGLTVGMTLMSGAGAEFQVGNTLPLSNIPLGTVVHNVELTPGKGGQLARAAGNGCQLLAKEGTYAALRLPSGEMRRVLLTCRATIGQVGNEEHLNVSIGKAGRTRWLGKRPKVRGVAMNPIDHPHGGGEGRTSGGRHPVTPWGVSTKGHKTRSKKKRSNIFIIRRRK
- the rpsS gene encoding 30S ribosomal protein S19, translated to MPRSVKKGPFIDEHLMKKVEKHSSTGDKRVIKTWSRRSTVIPEMVGLTIAVHNGNKFLPVFITENMVGHKLGEFSPTRTFRAHSGAKKAEKAKGGAA
- the rplW gene encoding 50S ribosomal protein L23 — translated: MKTDPFYIVKKPILTEESTIQTTTKNKYVFSVDPRANKNQIRDAIETMFKVKVVDVNTMNYDGKLRRRGRYVGRKPNWKKAIVTLRQGDAIDLMG
- the rplV gene encoding 50S ribosomal protein L22, with product MAVASARASHLRISPRKLRLVADQIRGKKVVEARNILLFTVKGGAPLLSTVLAAAVANAESKAAERRERIDTDEMIITKLLVNGGPTMRRYRSAPRSRGVKIRRRSSHIEMIIAHK